A single genomic interval of Pyrus communis chromosome 7, drPyrComm1.1, whole genome shotgun sequence harbors:
- the LOC137741103 gene encoding uncharacterized protein isoform X1 → MGATDVIASVKAELGRPTALQPDKGKVFINVDCSPTAAPMFEGRGGEELSAELSVALRCCLLGGKSGSGAGIDLSSLVVVEGKICWDLYIDGLVVSSDGNLLDALGAAIKEKKLMFPKAALSYIGIPRVNVAAGASGDEQPEVDVSDEEFLQFDTSKVPVIVTLTKAGKHYIVDATSEEESQMSSAVSISVNRQGNICGLIKQGGAGLDPSIILDMVSVAKTVSEQLINTLDSQIAAAAAGEDES, encoded by the exons ATGGGTGCTACCGATGTCATTGCCAGTGTGAAG GCTGAACTTGGAAGGCCAACTGCGCTGCAACCTGACAAAGGAAAGGTCTTTATAAATGTTGATTGCAGTCCAACTGCAGCACCAATGTTTGAG GGTAGAGGGGGTGAGGAGCTGTCAGCAGAACTCTCGGTGGCTCTTCGATGTTGCCTCTTGGGTGGTAAAAGTGGATCTG GTGCTGGAATTGATCTCTCCTCTCTGGTAGTTGTGGAAGGAAAGATCTGTTGGGATCTTTACATTGACGGCCTTGTTGTCAGTTCAGATGGGAATCTTCTAGATGCCCTAGGTGCTGCTATAAAG GAAAAGAAACTGATGTTCCCAAAGGCTGCTTTGAGCTATATAGGCATCCCAAGAGTAAATGTTGCAGCTGGTGCATCAGGTGATGAGCAACCAGAGGTTGATGTAAGTGACGAGGAATTTCTGCAGTTTGACACATCTAAGGTCCCTGTCATAGTTACATTAACAAAG GCAGGTAAGCACTATATTGTGGATGCCACTTCAGAAGAGGAATCACAAATGAGCTCGGCTGTTTCTATTTCCGTCAATAGGCAGGGGAACATCTGCGGGTTGATCAAACAGGGTGGTGCAGGCCTAGATCCAAGCATCATTCTTGACATGGTATCCGTGGCAAAAACAGTAAGCGAGCAGCTGATAAACACATTGGATTCCCAGATAGCTGCTGCTGCAGCTGGTGAAGATGAATCATGA
- the LOC137741103 gene encoding uncharacterized protein isoform X2, whose product MFFHIICSEMVGLSIGEKHVIQGGIAQDIRSDDRKRLTPRPINVKTGVISQANGSTRVRMGATDVIASVKAELGRPTALQPDKGKVFINVDCSPTAAPMFEGRGGEELSAELSVALRCCLLGGKSGSGAGIDLSSLVVVEGKICWDLYIDGLVVSSDGNLLDALGAAIKAALSYIGIPRVNVAAGASGDEQPEVDVSDEEFLQFDTSKVPVIVTLTKAGKHYIVDATSEEESQMSSAVSISVNRQGNICGLIKQGGAGLDPSIILDMVSVAKTVSEQLINTLDSQIAAAAAGEDES is encoded by the exons ATGTTTTTTCATATCATATGTTCAGAAATGGTGGGATTATCCATAGGAGAAAAGCATGTTATACAGGGTGGCATTGCTCAGGACATTCGTTCTGATGACCGAAAAAGATTGACTCCTCGGCCCATCAATGTCAAAACTGGAGTTATTTCCCA GGCAAATGGTTCGACAAGGGTCAGGATGGGTGCTACCGATGTCATTGCCAGTGTGAAG GCTGAACTTGGAAGGCCAACTGCGCTGCAACCTGACAAAGGAAAGGTCTTTATAAATGTTGATTGCAGTCCAACTGCAGCACCAATGTTTGAG GGTAGAGGGGGTGAGGAGCTGTCAGCAGAACTCTCGGTGGCTCTTCGATGTTGCCTCTTGGGTGGTAAAAGTGGATCTG GTGCTGGAATTGATCTCTCCTCTCTGGTAGTTGTGGAAGGAAAGATCTGTTGGGATCTTTACATTGACGGCCTTGTTGTCAGTTCAGATGGGAATCTTCTAGATGCCCTAGGTGCTGCTATAAAG GCTGCTTTGAGCTATATAGGCATCCCAAGAGTAAATGTTGCAGCTGGTGCATCAGGTGATGAGCAACCAGAGGTTGATGTAAGTGACGAGGAATTTCTGCAGTTTGACACATCTAAGGTCCCTGTCATAGTTACATTAACAAAG GCAGGTAAGCACTATATTGTGGATGCCACTTCAGAAGAGGAATCACAAATGAGCTCGGCTGTTTCTATTTCCGTCAATAGGCAGGGGAACATCTGCGGGTTGATCAAACAGGGTGGTGCAGGCCTAGATCCAAGCATCATTCTTGACATGGTATCCGTGGCAAAAACAGTAAGCGAGCAGCTGATAAACACATTGGATTCCCAGATAGCTGCTGCTGCAGCTGGTGAAGATGAATCATGA